Genomic segment of Limnohabitans sp. INBF002:
CTCGTGGGCAGTGCGCCACAAGTGGCAGACAAGTTGCGCAAGCTCGCCGAGCGTTTGCAGCTCGACGAAGTGGTCATCATCACCTGGACGCACGACGCCGCAGCCCAGGCCCGCTCGTATGAGCTGTTGGCCAAAGAGTTTTCGTTAACACCTTAAAACCAAATCACCGGAGACCCACCCATGTTTTCAACTGCAATCGCAGGCAGCTTGCCCAAACCCGAATGGTTGGCCGAGACCCACAAGCTCTGGCCTAAGTGGCAAGCCGAGGGGGACGCGCTTTTGCAAGCCAAAGCCGACGCCACGCTGCTGTGGATCAAGGCACAAGAAGATGCGGGCTTGGATGTGATTGGCGACGGCGAGCAATCGCGCCAACACTTTGTGCATGGCTTTTTGGAGCAGGTCGAAGGCATCGACTTTGAGAACAAAGTCACCATGGGCATTCGCAACAACCGTTATGACGCGCAAGTGCCGCAAGTGATTGCGCCTTTGAAGTTGAAAGGCCGTGTGCATGCGTTTGAAGCGCAGTTGGCCCGCGCCCACACGAAGAAAAAACTCAAGTTCACCTTGCCCGGCCCCATGACCATCGTCGACACCGTGGCCGACCGTTTCTACGGCAAGGGCAAAGACCCCGTGCAAGGCCGCATCGACATGGCATTTGCCTTTGCCGAATTGCTCAACCAAGAAGCCTTGGCCCTGCAAGCTGACGGCGTGGACATCATTCAGTTTGACGAACCCGCGTTCAACGTGTACCTCGACGAGGCCGCAGACTGGGGTGTCAAAGCGCTAGAGCGCGCCGCGCAAGGTTTGACCTGCACCACCGCCGTTCACATTTGTTACGGCTACGGCATCGAGGCCAACAACAACTGGAAGAAGACCTTGGGCGACGAGTGGCGTCAATACGAAAAAGTGTTGCCAGCTTTGGCCAAGAGCAGCATCCAGCAAGTGAGCCTCGAGTGTTACCACTCACATGTGCCGCCTGAGATGATGGCGTTGCTGGAAGGCAAAGACGTGATGGTGGGGGTGATTGATGTGGCCAGCGATGTGATTGAAACGCCGGAGCAAATTGCCGACACGATTGGCATGGCTTTGAAGTACGTGCCTAAGAACCGTTTGATTGCTTGCACCAACTGTGGTTTGGCGCCGATGAGCCGTGAGGTGGCGGTGAAGAAGCTGGAGGCTTTGGCGGCTGGGGCTGCGTTGGCTCGTACGCGTTACGCTTGAGCTTCTTTGCTTTTGCTCGGGAGGCGAGGGGTTTGGGCACCTGTTTACACTCATGTCCCCCGATTCAGGCAAAGCCTGAATCTCCTCCTTGACTTCGCTACAACAGATACCCAAACCCCTCTCGTCGCGCACGAAGATGCTTGCTTGCTTGCCTTCGGCTTTGCAAGCTTTAAAAGTCACGGCTTTGTAACCAAGGTCTCTGCGGCAAGCATTCGCACGCAAACCCAAAGGCTCATGCAGCTTGGGTGTCTTGTGAAGCGAAGTCAAGGAGGAGAGAGGCGCACAGCGCCTCTCGGGGGACATGAGCGTAACAAGGCGCCCAAGTTGCATGGGCCGTCTCAAGCCAAAGAGGCAACAGAGCGAACTAAAAGGCCAGTTAAGCGCACCCACCATCACCACAGCTACCGCTGCCGTGAATCTCATCTTCAGGCAAAGCCTCAGGCGCAGTGACGATGCCAGTCACAGCGTCATAGCCCACACGGCGCAGATGCAAGGCCAAAGCCGCATCCATGGTTTGGGCGTGTTGAGGGAACCAAATGCCCAGCTCGTGTGCCATTTGGCGCATCACGGCCATGTCGCCTTTTTCGCGGCCACGGCGCAAGCCTTCGCGCATGACTTCTAACACCACGTTGTGTTGCATGGTGTGGCAGTTGCTGGATGAAAACTTGGTGTCTTTCATCCACTTGTCTTCACCACCAAAGTGGTCTTCGGTGTGTTCAATCAACGCTGCGAAGCGCTCAGCCAAGGTGTCGTCGTCAGCCAGTTCTGTCGCGGCCAGCAGGTCGACAAACTCACGGTGCGTGTCGTCCATGAAGTCCAGCTCTAAGGACAAAGCGTCAGACCAAGCGAGGGTGACTTCGCGGGTGGGCAATGTGGCGGTGAGTGTGTCGGACATAGGAACTTTCGAATAGAACGGCAAGACGTTTTGACTTTGTAGGTGCAGAGCTTAATTCTAAGAAGCTGGCGCACCCTTGCGCTGGGTCAAACCCCGCGCAGCCAAGCGGCAAATCGGCGCAAATAACTGGGTTCGGCCACGAAGATGGCCAGCGTGACCGCCGCATTGGCCACGCCTGTCCAGAAGAAGATGTCGGGGATGGTCATGCCCGCACTCAGCATGGCGCCTGCGATGAGTGAGCTGGCAATCATGAACAACGCGTTGATGATGTTGTTGGCCGCGATGATGCGCGCCACTTCGTGGGACTTGCTCTCGATTTGAATCAGCGCATACATGGGCACGCTGTAAATGCCAGTGAACAGGCT
This window contains:
- a CDS encoding hemerythrin domain-containing protein, which translates into the protein MSDTLTATLPTREVTLAWSDALSLELDFMDDTHREFVDLLAATELADDDTLAERFAALIEHTEDHFGGEDKWMKDTKFSSSNCHTMQHNVVLEVMREGLRRGREKGDMAVMRQMAHELGIWFPQHAQTMDAALALHLRRVGYDAVTGIVTAPEALPEDEIHGSGSCGDGGCA
- a CDS encoding methionine synthase; this translates as MFSTAIAGSLPKPEWLAETHKLWPKWQAEGDALLQAKADATLLWIKAQEDAGLDVIGDGEQSRQHFVHGFLEQVEGIDFENKVTMGIRNNRYDAQVPQVIAPLKLKGRVHAFEAQLARAHTKKKLKFTLPGPMTIVDTVADRFYGKGKDPVQGRIDMAFAFAELLNQEALALQADGVDIIQFDEPAFNVYLDEAADWGVKALERAAQGLTCTTAVHICYGYGIEANNNWKKTLGDEWRQYEKVLPALAKSSIQQVSLECYHSHVPPEMMALLEGKDVMVGVIDVASDVIETPEQIADTIGMALKYVPKNRLIACTNCGLAPMSREVAVKKLEALAAGAALARTRYA